The Pan paniscus chromosome 23, NHGRI_mPanPan1-v2.0_pri, whole genome shotgun sequence genome includes the window GGAGGACCAGGTAGGGGGGTACCTGTGGCCACCACTATGTCCCTTTAAGAGGAAGGCTTATCCCTGGCAACTGGTGCTCAGATGGGGACCAGGGGAGGCCCTGGGGAGAAAAGAGCAGGACTGGTGGGAGGGAAGACTGGACAGAAAGGTGACTTGGAGGGACCCAGAAGCAGCCAGGACTGAAAGTGGAGGGCCTGAGACCTGAGCCTGGCAGGATTCTGCTATGAAGGGAAGACCCTGGGCTCTTCTGGGCCAGACGTGTGGCTGAAGTTTGGAGGTTAGTGACTTTCATGTTTGGTTTGggtatttcacttatttttcccAACACATCTCCGAAGACAGTACCCTTATACTCAATTTCCAGAGGTAGGTACTGACATCAGAGAGGTGCAATGGCTTTTCTAGGGTCACACAGCACAGTCGAGATTCCTCCTCAATCCCGTCTTGCCCAAACCCAGGCTTTTCCCTGGCTCCTGGCTATTGGTAGGAGGCCATGTGTCAGTATGTCCAAGTACCGGGGCTGTCAATGCTCTTTTTCTGTACCTGGTATGTGACTTGTTGTATATGGGTGGTCCAGGCCCAAGGGGCAGCCTCTGTGTAGTGGGGTTTACAGGCAGGCTGACAATTCCTGGAGTTCTCCTCCCACTAGTGACTTTGGGCAGGTCCGTCCCACTCCGTGAGGTTGTTGTTCATTTACAAATGGGGTCAACACCCTCCTAAAGGCTGTGTAGTTAAGAAGCCTAGGGGCAGCAGGGGAGGTGTGCTGTGTGCTGAGGTTGGGGGAGActgtggaattctttttttttttagatctgttgcccaggctggagtgcagtggcaccatctcacaatcttggctcaatccaacctctccctcctgggttcaagtgattctcctgcctcagcctcccaagtagctgggattacaggtgcataccaccacacccagctgatttttgtatttttagtagagatggggtttcaccatgttggccaggctggtcttgaactctcgacctcaggtgatccacctgcctcggcctcccaaaatgctgggattacaggcgtgagccacctcgcctagcctgtttttttgttttgttttgttttttaactttcaaaatgCCTGCAGTGCTTACATTGTCTTCATAATAAGCAAGTCCATTGAGTCTAAACAAGCTGAAGGGCGCATgctcagatggctttgtaggaggaggtggaggctgttgCTGGGTTGGCTCAGGCCCTCTGGGGCTCTCTCAGACAAAGTCAATGGGGACAAATATGGCCCAGGCCACAACACTGTTCCACCTGGGGGTGTGGAACAGGAGCGGCAGCCTGACAGCTGGGGTCAGTGGGCTCTGCAGGTCAGAGCTCagcccagaactgtgagaacttGGGCAAGTCTCTCTCCTGACCTTGCAAGCCAGGGGTGGGGAGCGGAGTCATACTGGGAGGGACTTAGAAAGGATCCAAGGCCTTTGTCATGGTCTCAAAATCTGGGGCTCACCCCATGCCAGGCCCTGCCCTGGGAGGTACTGGGCTGGTGGGAGTGCGTTGGAGGTACCCATGGGAGCAAGGAGTCAGCTCTGGGCGGGGACAGGTCAGAGGACATGCTGGAACTGGGCCTTTAGCACTGAACAAGGGGTGGGGAAAGGGGATCCAGGTGGAGCAAAGGGTGAACCGAGGCCTGGAGGTGTGAAACCACCAGAAGTGACAGGGACTGGGACTGGCACTTGCAGCAGGGTGTGGGGTAGGACCAGGGTGTTCAAGGACAAGATTGAGAAGGGCCTTGATAAATGAGGACAAGGAGCTTGGCTCTTACCCCATGGGCTCGTAGGTGTCCACACGGGCTGAGGGGAGCTGGATGAGCTTACTGAGGTGGCCGAGGGtacccaagaccagcctggcattgGGCGTTGGGCAGTAGGCTGGGCCTGGTGTGCAGGGCCACAGCGCCACCTGGTATCCATCACTCTCACTGCAGCGTGACCTTGCCTGGCTCTCCAACCTGGGAACCAGTGGGGCAGCCTCGTCCCAGACACACTCTGCCTCTTTCAAGAGCAGCCAGGCTCTGTGGTCAAGGGCTCACATTCAGTGGTGTGCCAGGCCCCCACTAGGCTCCTTGTGTGCCCTCTCAGCTACAGCCTGTCTGGGCATGAGGAGCCACAGACCCAACCTAGAGCCAAGTTGAAAGTAGAAGTGAACACTTTTCGGTGAGGTCAGACACTCCTGATAGCTAGAGGAAGACTACAGAATTTGAAGTTATCAGACAAAGCATTGAGCTGCACCAGCTGcaaggtgaccttgggcaagtgataTTCTCTCTGGGCCCTtcccccatctttataaaccaGTGGTGAAATTCAGACATCCTTCCCTGTTATCACTTCTTATCTACAGGCTCACAACCATGCAAAGGAGACACATGCAGACCCCGCAGACTTAAGCTCCAAGGGACCCAAAAGCCTGGGGTCGCTTCATGTTGGATGCATGTGCAGACCTGATTCAGGCACCACACAAATGCAGCAGGCAGAAATGAGTTTATTGCATTAGAAAAAACACCGAAGAAAACCAGCAAACACCTCCGTACTAGACAGTTATTAGTTTGACTCAAGGGCATAAAGAAAACTCAGATACTAGATTTACTTCTGGGAGGGGGTGATGGTctcatccctcctccttccctatcCCTTTAAACCAATGGACCTCTAGAGGTGTCCACTGTGCAATACAAGTACGTGACTCTTCCCACTGTGCTTGCCTGTTCACATCCAGGTGGAGTTAGCCGGCCACAATGAGAATGCTCCTGAGGTGCTGGGACAGACAGAAATATGAGGATGGGGGTAGGCAGTTGAAGCCTGAGCCTGAGTTTACAGTTAGTGACAGTGGGGCTCCCATTGGGAGGGAGAGCTTGCCTTCCCATGGAGCTCTGGGAAAACTGCTCAGTGATCCCTCGCTCTCTCCCCACAAACCCTAGGGCACAGGCAATGGCACAAATGGCTGCTAGTATAAAGGGGGGTGCTGTTCAAGGAAATGAGTGACTCAAATTCTCTCAGGGGAGCTGCTCCTGGGCCTAAGGGTGCCTGCTGGAAGAAGCAAACCAGCTGAAACTGGATctggaagaggagaaaggaaaaaaaggagctgTGATGCCCAGAACCCCCTGGATGGAGGGGAGACCCCAGGCAGAGGGGTCTGGAGCAGGACCCTGGAAGACAGAGCCGGGCCAGGCAAGCTGGAAAAGGGAACAACACTGGTGGGAAACAGAGCACTGGCCAAGACCAACCTGCTACCCTCCCAGAAGAAACCCAGCCTCAGAAATTCTTTCTCTTTGGGCCCAATTCTGCTAGTAGATCACGATTATACAACAGTCCCTGCTAGTTTCTGCTCTAATCTATTATTTCCATGCACACTGGCAAATCAGTGGGTCTTGAGAAGAATTAAACTTTCAATCATTTGGCCTCTACAAGTTCCCAAATGTCACTTGACATCCCAGCTGGTCATGCCCCTGGTCAGGTCACAGGCAAACACTGAGGCAGAATGACAGCTCCTCTAGCTGAGACTCTGATGATGCCAAACTGTGATGGCTGATGGCAAAGATAGCAGCAGATGGGGCCAGAAATGAGCAGCAGCTTTTTGGAGAGGAAAGGCCTGTGCTGCAGGCCAGACTTCCAGGAAGAAGCAACATAATTCAAGTCCGTGAAGTGGCAAGAAGTTGTGGCAGAAGGGGCCCAAGGATGTCAGACCTGAGACTCGGGTACCTGGCAGCTCTGAGTCCCTTCTTCATGCTCACTTTCCCAAAATCTAACTAATGGAGGTTCACGTGAAGAGAGGGAATCTGAAAGTCTCTCTGGATTAGAGACTCCCAGACTGTTCCCTGCCTATAACCTCCTAGCAGcaagtcattaggaaaatgcccACTCATGCCCCAACCTGCCTTTCTAAAGTCAGAATGACAATGGAAATAACGTGTGCCTTCAAAACACATTTAGGATAAGGGAAAGTCCCTATCAGAAACGATTCTAAATTTTCTTGCCACCTTGATTCCacttcactattttatttttttgagatggagtctcactctgtcgcccaggctggagtgcactggtacgatctcggctcatcgcaatctctgcctcccgggttcaagcgattctcctgcctcagcctcccgagtagctgggactacaggcatgcgccaccatgcccggctaattttgtacttttagtagagacggggtttcaccatgttggccaggctggtcttgaagtcctgacctcaagtgatctgcctgcctcagcctcccgaagtgctgggattacaggcgtgagccaccgcgccaggcctcacATCATTATTCTTTCCATATCAAAGGTATTTTCTGGCCAGgcggcggtggctcacacctgtaatcccagcactttgggaggccaagggaggtggatcacccgaggtcaggagttccagaccagcctggccaacatggcaaaaccctgtctctactgaaaatacaaaaattagcctggcgtggtggcacacacctgtaatcccagctactcaggaggctgaggcaggagaaccacttgaacccgggaggcagaggtttctgtgagccgagatcatgccactgcacaccagcctgggtggtagagtgagactccgtctcaaaaaataataataattaaaataaaggtaTTTTCTTAGAGTAGGGAATCCCATCCCTTGGTCCCCAGCTAAATACTGCGTACTGGCCTGGATGGTGGTTACAGAGACTGCAAATAACCTACATCATTACTTGCAGAAAAAAGGCCTTGGCTTCTACTGCTCCAGCCCAGACCTCATCCACTATGACAAGTCAGCTATGCTGAGGAAAGGCAGCCTCGGGGGCACAAAGGCAGGTTTCCCAAAATTGATGGCAGAAGATTGGCAATCCATCTAGGTGGAAGGAGGAATGGCTTTATCCTGTTTTCTCTGGCCTGATACTTGCTGTTACTCCCTTGATCCGGAGGCAATGGCTGCTCCAGCACTGGCCTTGCTTGGGGTAAGGGAGGGAAGGTGAGGGTTGTGGCTAAAGAGTTCACTTAGGTTAGTCATCCTGAAACCGGTCCCATGTACACCAAATCCTTTGGTTCATTTAACACTAGAGTAACTTTCTGGGTCACGGATGTTCTAAAACTCACCTGGGTCCCACAGGTGTTGGCAACTTGGGTAGAGCGTGAGTGTTCTCTGGAAAGAGTTCTAGGTTGGGGCTCCCGCAAACTGTGACTCGCTTTCTGTTTAAACAAAGCCCCTCCCTTTCTCCAGTGTGGAGGACGCTTAGGAAACAGCGTCCGAAGTGAACGCACAGACAAGACAGCCTTAATAAATTAGTATAATACTATTAGAAGGGGTGgcattttgttctgtttcttagCAGCATTGTCTACATGCGGCCTGACGGTCTCCTTCCCTGGGAAATTTAAAAAGCCGTCCCCTGGTTGTTAGCTCtgatgtaaaattataaaatagaaatctggtagggtttgttttgtttaaaaaggaaaagccCTGGTGAGGCAGGGCGGTCCCAGGCAGTCCTGTTAGCTCTGGCCGTTGGGTCTGCCCACGGAGCTCCCTCCTGGAGGCTGGATCTGAATGGAGTCCAGGAGGGGCCGAAGTGCCTGTCCAAAGGGCCTGCAAGGAAACAGAGACATGAGAGGGGTGGGCTCTGGGATGTGGCCTGCTGTCACACACCCTGTGCTGCCCACGGGTAGGGAGGAGGAGTGGGCgttggtggcagcagcagcagcaccagcagAGAAGGAAAGAGCACCTCGTCACCTCACTTAAGTTTCCCACCTGCCTCACACACCAGTGTTCTTGGAGGGCATCTCCGAAATAGCCTGCTCTGTATTTTTATTCCTGGGGTTCCCTCCTCAGGGCCTCACCTCTAGAGCCTGGTTAGCTGTGGTTTGAGTAGGCTGGCTACATACAGAGAACTAGAACTTTCTGTGCTgtatgtgcttgtgtctttaatTCTTGTGAGCAAGGAAAAGATCAAATTTaagcagggaaactgaggcaaaagaaGAAGGacatgaaaaagaagacaaagggGTGAGGACAGCAAACAACTGGATTTTTTTCAGGAACAGAGGTCTGCCAGGGAGTACAGGGAATATTCTGGAAAAATGACAAATGCTAGGTTGCCAGTATGAATGCCTTTCTTTCACCCCGAGACAGAGTCTACCTCTAGCctagagctggagtgcaatggcgtgatcttggctcactgcaacctctgcctcccaggttcaagcaattctcctgcctcagcctcccaagtagctgggattacaggcatgtgccactgcgcctggctaattttttatttttagtagagatggggtttcaccatgttggccaggctggtctcgaactcctgacctagtgatttgcctgcctcggcctcccaaagtgctgggattacaggcataagccactgggcccagccattAATGCCTTTCTAAAGGGCTCCTAGGTTGCTCTCATAGTAACAGATGGAAAAAGTACTACAAATACTGGAGTTTGGAGATTTTCCATGATTACGACAACCATAAATAAGGTTGCCCAGAAACTTTTAAGTCACTGGCTTTTTCTTCAGTGGATACTGCCATTTTTGAAAATCATCTCCAAGtttaaaggaatgaagtactccAAAGTATAGACAGATgaaacctagaaatatcaaacCTAATTCAGACAATTCCAGGAACTCCACCcataaaataataacagcaagAACATTCTGGCTACTCCAGTTTGCTCAGGGCCCCATAACCTAGATCCCTCAGCAGAGCTGTGGGACTGCAAACTCATCGAATGATAggaaggcagggccagggctggcGGACTGGGGCTCCTCACCAGCCTGCCACAGCAGTCTTGTTTCCTATGCAAGCTCTTCCTGGGAGGTGCTTCCTCAGATATAAAAAACAGCCCACCTTGCTGGGCCTGCGAAACCTGCCAGGATCTCTGTTAAATAAGGCCATAGTTCAGGATAAACTGAGTCAGAATAAGCAAATAGACATGGTCCTGGAATGAGCAGAGGCTGCCTGAATGCAATCAACGACAAGAGGGAGGAGGTGAGATGGCTTTGGGGGTGTTGTGTCCTTTCGGGGTATACTGCCTGGATGATGGCCTGCAAGGCTCTTCCAAGGCTTGGGGCACATCAGGACAGAACGGGCTGCAGAGTGTTCTTGAAGAAAACATCTGTTGAAGACTGTGCTGTAATACATGAGGGCAAGTAGAACATAGTCGTTGAGGGAGTCAAAGAGCTCATGGTGCAGTGTAAGGCAAATCAACAGCTACAAAACAAGCCCCCCTACTATTTTTCTGACCCCCTCTCTGCTTGTCTAACATTGCATTTTAACTGGGTGCTTCTGGGGAGTGGCATGCTTCAAGCACAATGGGAAGGACAGACGCCAGAATTTTGTGCAAGTACTGAAGCCAGTGTCAAGTGGGTGTCTAAGTTCTGTGGTTGCACTTAGGCCAGGGCAGAGCTGGTCTAGCTCTGAAGGTGGAGGTAATACAGGTGCGCATCAGTGGATGGAGAGAATGGCAGCCTTCTGTGTTAGAATCTGCCATCAGGGCAGGCCCACCTGGTTGGGAGGGCAGATGGGGGCCAGAGGAAGGGCACTGACCATGAATGGGGATTTTCAAGGTTGGCCaaggcaggggcagggacagAGGCCACACTTACGTGGAGAGAACTTCAGAGGGCAGGTCTGTGATGTAAGAAGGAATCTTCCGCCCAGTCAGGAACTGTGCCACTTCGTTGCTGAAGGTGTTACAATTGTGTTCAAAGAGGTTGTAGGCCTCACCTCTGTACATTGAAAGGTTTGCAGAACATATATGAGAAACCAGCAAGCGTCTATGTGGAATAACTCAAGCTAGGCAGTGGAATGGTGAGCACAGCTCAATGTGAGGATTGCGATTTCCCCCGTCTCATACACCAGAAAAGCACTGCTTATTTGCCATTCTGGCcattaataactgatttttaaggGAAGGAGAAACTGAAAAGACATGGCTCCTACACAGTTTCAGGAGAATCTTTACATTCACGAAAGCAGAACTCTGGTGTTAAGAGTTTACCCCCTTACTGAAACTGACTAAAGCCTCTTTCAGAGAAAATCTGCTCAAGTTTGTATTTCATCCCAACCCTTCTGCAAACCCTGTTTTTCCTTCTGCAAACTTGGCCAATACAGGTTGAGAACAGCGCTTGCCGATTTTAATCAGAAGGAATGAAAAGCCCTTATTTCCTCTAAAAATTTCAGCAGAAAGTATGTTTGAAGGAATATCTGTATCAGAACAACTTAGAGCTTTTTGTAGCATAACTGCCTTTTGTTCATGTTAATTCAGCAAAAAACTGGGCCAGGCCTTGTGCTGAGTGATAAGGATGATATGACATGGCAGCTGCCTCCAGGGGTTATTATCTAGTTGGGGAGACAGACACAACTAACCACCACCCCTGTCTCCACTCACCGGAACAGGGACTCCCCCAGGGAGGAGAGGTACTCCAGAAAGATTTCTTCTGTGACTTCTGTACTCCCCACATCAACCACAGAGTCTGGAGGCCCAAGCAATGTCCCTCCCTAAAAGAGCCAACCCAAAGGAAGTCATTAAGTTACCATCTCCACTGAATGTTTTAATGTGGCTTCCCACAGTAGACTACAAACACTCtgttctgactttttttttttttttttttgagacggagtttctctcgtcacccaggctggagtataatctcagctcactgcaacctccgcctcccgggttcaagtgatcctcctgcctcagcctcccaagtagctgagattacag containing:
- the DESI1 gene encoding desumoylating isopeptidase 1 isoform X2 yields the protein MEPPNLYPVKLYVYDLSKGLARRLSPIMLGKQLEGIWHTSIVVHKDEFFFGSGGISSCPPGGTLLGPPDSVVDVGSTEVTEEIFLEYLSSLGESLFRGEAYNLFEHNCNTFSNEVAQFLTGRKIPSYITDLPSEVLSTPFGQALRPLLDSIQIQPPGGSSVGRPNGQS
- the DESI1 gene encoding desumoylating isopeptidase 1 isoform X1, with product MEPPNLYPVKLYVYDLSKGLARRLSPIMLGKQLEGIWHTSIVVHKDEFFFGSGGISSCPPGGTLLGPPDSVVDVGSTEVTEEIFLEYLSSLGESLFRGEAYNLFEHNCNTFSNEVAQFLTGRKIPSYITDLPSEVLSTTVFNRCFLQEHSAARSVLMCPKPWKSLAGHHPGSIPRKDTTPPKPSHLLPLVVDCIQAASAHSRTMSICLF